GTAAAAGGGGAAGTTTTGGGATTGTGGAGCTTTAGTAATGCGGGTTGAAAGAAAATAGGCTCAAGCTCAAGAGGGCAAAAACCTAAAGTAAAGTAGTGCAAGGTGGCTTTTTAGTCCATGTGGTTTCAAGTAACATCTAAgcctgaaaatcattttcaacaaGGTACATCTAGTCAAATTCTAGGAGGAGTAAAGCAAAGTCAAGATCCGTCTAGCCCCTAATAGGCATTCTAGCAGATAATGTACGCACATTTGATTAGGCCTACTCAACAGCTAACCTACTCATGCTCACGAGGCAATTAAATGCCACTTAACTGGTTCTCAAATTAGGAGTGTCTGCGGTTTGCCTCTGACATCCAAATAACAGTATCACATGTGAAAATACCAGTCAAAACATTTTGCGAAATTCATTTTAGGGGAAAGGACAGTGTTACTCATATACAGGAGATTCCAACAGTTCTCATCAAGCcataacacttttttttttttttttttttatgcatgCGAGAAATAAAATGTAACTCTATATGCTAAAAATGATGAGTGAGTGAGTGAATGAGAAGTGATTATCCCCCCAAGCCAGTCCAAGCACGGTCCTTAGTGTTTGGCACAAGATCAAATAAATGATCACTGGCCCGAACCACCACCTCCAGAACCAGAAGGACCGCATCTTATGAGTGCAGAATGAGGGATTAATATCCTTGATGTCATCAATAGTGTACCCAATAACACTCTTATACTTTTTCAAAACTGTGAGCAATCGCTCAATTTGAGTGCCATTGAGTTCAGCATTGACAATAACAGGGTATGTATCATTATCCTCTAGGAAAACAAACTTCAAAGAAAGGGGAAGGGGTTTTAATTCTACCTGAGGAGGCGTAGTACACTCCTTTCGTTCCTTAATGGTGGACACCTTCCAAGGTGGGATGTCCTCAAACTTAGCTTTTACAGGAACAAATGTAGGTGTAGCATCTAAAACTTGGACCATCTCAATCACATCGGCCCTATCCTTCTCATAGTTGCCCTCAATAGCTGTATAAAGTGGATCAACAATGGAGGGTGTGGACTCCCTCTCTATAGTAGCAACAACTATCGCATCCACCCGATAAACAGTCTCCCCAATGGTAGGATGTGCCATGGATGAGGGGAGATGGAAATGCAGCTGTTCTCCCAAAATCTCAAGTTATAACTTCTTATTCTTCACATCAAAAATGGCTGCTGTAGTCTTTAAAAAATCATGAACCAAAATCACCAGAATGAAGGCATCCTCTTCCATATTCATGATGACAAAATTGCAGGGTACGAAGTAATTACCAACTTGGATGGGGAAATCCTCAAGAATAGCAACTGGGTATCTCACAGATCGATCGGCTAATTGTATGGACATTCGAATGGCTTTCATCTCGGCATTGATCTTTTTGCATAATGTCAAGGGCATCACACTCACACTAGCCCCTAAATCAGCAAGGGCTACGGCAGACACATCTTTCCCCAACTTCAGCGGGATAGTAAAATTACCAGGATCAGCTTGTTTCTTAGGAACCTTGCATCCCAAAATAGCACTACATTGCCCATTCAAAGTTTCCGCCACACTCTCCTCTAGCTTGCGTTTGTTAGAAATGATGTCCTTGAGAAATTTAGCATAAGAGGGCATTTCTTTAATGGCTTCTAAGAAGGGGATGTTGATCTGTAGCTTGCtcaaaacttgaagaaattttccATATTTATGCTCAAGCTTCGCCTGTGCCAATCTAGAAGAAAACAGCACTGGTGGTGTGTAAGTTCGACCGTCAATTGTGGGCTTGTCTGAATTGACTGGCtcatccttcttttcttcagaAACATCATCATTAGTTCCTGCATCTGGAACAACAATAGGTGGGGTCTTTACTTTAGGGGTTGGATCATAAGGTGTCCTACCACTCCTCGTAGTTACTGCATTGAGTTGCTGATGGAGAGATGTGGTTGGGTTCTTTTCTGTGTTTCCCGGAAGTTGCCCCTTTTGCATGGACAAGTTACTCAATTGTTGTGCCATCTGAGCCATCTGAGTATTGATCATTTTGTTGTGAGCTAAAATCTGATTAATGGAGGTGCTGAAGTGTTCATTTTGCTTGCTTTGGGTAGCAATGAAGTTCTCCATCAAGCTCTCAAGGTTGGACTTCGGTGGATGTTGTTGTTGAGGTGGGAAGGGAGGTCTTTGTTGGAAACCCGATGGTATGTTGTACGAGGATGAGGGATTCTGGGCATTGTTGTTTCTGTAGGAAAAATTTGGATGATCCCTCCATCCTGGGTTGAAGGTGTTCGAATAGGGGTTGTATTGTTGTCTGGCATTCTGATTTTGGATGGCGTTGACTTGTTCCACAACAGTAGCCCCTTCGGCTTGAAGTTGGCAATCAACACTAGAATGCCCATTTAAGCCACAAGCACCACAGACTTTATTTACTGCAGCTACATCCAATTGCTCAACCTTCCTTGTCAAAGCCTGTACATTATTAGTCAAAGCAACAATAGCATCCACTTTATACCTACCACCTCGCTTTGGAGTTGATTGTTCTCGCAAGTGGTAATTTGAGGCCATGTCATCAAGAATTTTCTTGGCTTGGGTTAGTGTTTTCATCATAAAGTTACCTCCAGCAGCAGAATCCAAAGAAGTCTGGATTTCATGCCTCAAAGCATTATAGACTGTCTCAATAACCATCCAATCTGGTAATCCGTGATGTGGGCACTTTCTGATTAGACTTTTGAATCTCTCCCATGCATCATAGAGTGATTCCCCGTCTTTTTGCTTGAAAGTAGAGATTTAATTTCGGTACTTTAAAGTTTTTCCGGGTGGGTAGTATCGATGCAAGAAGGCCTTTTTCAGAGCCTCCCAAGTAGCAATGGAGTTGGGTTCTTCCTCACGTAGCCACTGCTTAGCCGCCCCTGCAAGAGAAAAAAGGAAAGCTATCAACATTAATTGATCGGAAGTGATGTTGTTGTACTTGTGTGTCATGCACTTGTCGATGAATAGATTAATGTGGTCGATTGGGTTCTCATTCTCCATACCATGAAATTGGTCCTGAGCAATCCAGTTGAAGAATGCTGACCGGATCTCATACTGTTTCCCGGAAATCTCTAGCCTCATAATGCTAGTAGTGACAATGCTAGCATCGGGAGTGATGTAATCTAGGAGGGGTTTCTCTGGTGTTTAAGCCATGGTTAAATCTTCCCTTCTCTTGTTTCTTCGCCTTCTTTGCCTAGAGTTGAGTCTTCTTGCTGTTGCTTCGATTTCAGGGTCAAAAGGTACTAGTTCGTATCCCTGTCGTCTGGTTTGCATGCAACAAAAGAAACTAAAAGCAAAGGGTTAAATAGATAGGGGAGAGGGGGACATAACCAAAGCGAAATCAGAGAAAAAGAACAAATTTAAACTCAGAAAATAAACACTAAACTAATCCGTTGTTCCCCGGCAACGACGCTAAAATTTGATAGCTCGTTTATGTACTACCAAACAATTCCTAATACGCAACTAGTATAGCAGCAGCTAGACtcgaatccacagggaacaatgtaataaatgattattttccggCTACCAATTGATCCTAAGTAACACACAAATTTGGAGAATATAtgtctaaactaactaaatgactagaatacaaacaattaaattagcaAGGTAAATCAATGATACTAAAACATCTAGGGAAAAATTTCCCCACTAGcatgatatgatgacaatgagatcctactacccctacaacaatcataaccaagttcaataggatgaatacaccattaaagatactaataacTCCTTTCGAACACCATTAGCTTCACTACCATACaatcaaacctattttcatggaatcaagtatagtaatgacattgagcatagtattctataagatccaacaatcaaatctatctattctcatgaagattatcaagcccttgatctaaaaggcaattcattcaACTCTAACTTTCGTAAGCAATTGAATGAATCGTTAACcacaatttccaaaatttctattgaaaatacatgagttaactagcataagaaaccaagcatgaacaaggattatgcataacaaaaaaGGATTGGgattcaataattcatcatcaacatcatggctagggttccatctaaccctagattaagaaactactcacacatatcaATTGCAAgaaaacaagaattaattaaagaaaacatgattaaaagtaataacaagGAAAGGATAAAGAATTAATACTTGAAGTTGAATACCAAAGGATGAACGAAAGTAAACGAAAGTTACAAAGTTTTTTCTCCAAAAGTGAAGAGTTAATAGTATCTAAAAAACAGAGAAGAAAATGTGGCTTGCCCCCCTTGGTTACATTCCTCATCATAAAAGAAAAACCGTGTGgaaaaacggttattaaagcaggaccAGACCGGGTTTCTGGAAGACCGGACCGAGTCCGTGTGCTGGGAGTTTTGCAGAGAGCAGAAATCGCAGGACCCGACCGGATTTTAGCAAGACCGGACCAGGTCCGTAAGCTGAACATTCATGCAAGTGATTATTGAcagacccgaccgggtttagaGTATACCCGACCGATTCCTGGGCTTGGAGGCTTACATTCCTATTTCTCACTTGAAATCGCCTGGATATGAAAATACCCGCCTGGGCCCATCATCTTGTGCTTACTCTTCTTCATTAGAACGCGGCAAAAGTACAAACGACATCCAACGGGACTAAAAGCATATCCGAATGGATCCATGAGCTCACAAACGTGCCGTAGTGCGGTCTCGAACTCTGCCAAATCTCGTAGCATACATCCAAATGCTCAGGAGTGATCCgcttccaatacaagagtggagtaaaatggcctgaaataatcaaagacacacaAAAACTCTAACCAAGCATAAAACCACATGGAAAATGCaaaatcacacatcaaaatgccataaaatgcaagggaaaggagcataaaaatatagtacaaggtgcATACATCAATTACATCATTATAAAGTGAAGAGATGCTATATTTGATGAAGGTTAATTTTCATCGATTTCTAAATCTAAATATTGACTTCAAAGTAACCCTAAAGATGTTGATCTAAACGATCAATCAAGTCCTCAAGATGATCATGTGATCATTGAAGATAAAGAGGAAAATGCTCCTACATTGTGTAGGAGTAAAAggcaaagaaaagaaaaatcttttGGACTCGATTTTGAGGTTTGTCTGAATGAAGGAACAAGAGATGATCATTGCATTAGTATTCCATATTTTATGCAGTAGAAGGTGATCTGGTAACATATAGTGAAGTTATGACTTCACAAGACTCGGATTTTTGGGAGGAAACCGTGAATGATGAGATGGATTCTATTATGGAAAACAACACTTGGGTTTTGAAAGATTTACCTTCTAGGTGCAAACCCATTGGTTGTAAGTTAATTTTCCGTAAGAAAATGAATGTTGACGGTACAGTTAATAGCTCAAAGCCCGGTTAGTGGCTCAAGGCTTTAAGATAAATCATGGTGTTGATCACTTTGACACCTATGCTCTAGTTGTAAGGATAACCACTATAAGGTTATTGGTGGCGATAGCTTCGTCATATAATCTAGTAATTTATCTAATGGATGTCAAAACAACATTTTTGTATGGTGATCTAGAGGAGGAAATATAGATGAGACAAACCGAAGGGTTTATCATGAAAGGACTAGAACAAAAGGTGTGCAAGCTAGTGAAGTCTCTTTATGGACAAAAGTAAGTACCAAAGCAGTGTCATCATATAGTTGATGAAACTATCTTTCGTATGGATTCGAATTGAATCATTTGTATAAGTGTGTGTATAGCAAATTTGATGACAAAGGCATTGGGGTTAGCTTTTGTCTATATGTGGATGACATGCTTATTTTCGGTACAAGTTTGTTGCAAGTAAAGAAGGTAAAGGATTATTTATCTTCGGCCTACAAGATGAAGGATATGTAGGACATAGATGTCATTTTAGGCATAAAGATTATAAGATCTAACGATTGAATAATCTTAAGTCAATCTTATTATGTTGAGAAAATACTTAAGCGTTTTGATATGCTTGAATGTTGTCCAATGTCTACCCTAATAGATGGAAGTGTGAAATTGTTACCTCAAAAGGGTAGTTCATTTTGTCAGCTTTCGTACTCAAAGATGATTGgatctttgatgtatgctatgactTTAACAAGGCCCGATATAGCTTATGTAGTTAGAAAGCTAAGTAGGAATACTAGCAATGCGGGACCTTCACTTTGGATAGCTATTCAGATAGTACGTTGGTAC
This Amaranthus tricolor cultivar Red isolate AtriRed21 chromosome 13, ASM2621246v1, whole genome shotgun sequence DNA region includes the following protein-coding sequences:
- the LOC130798891 gene encoding uncharacterized protein LOC130798891; this translates as MVIETVYNALRHEIQTSLDSAAGGNFMMKTLTQAKKILDDMASNYHLREQSTPKRGGRYKVDAIVALTNNVQALTRKVEQLDVAAVNKVCGACGLNGHSSVDCQLQAEGATVVEQVNAIQNQNARQQYNPYSNTFNPGWRDHPNFSYRNNNAQNPSSSYNIPSGFQQRPPFPPQQQHPPKSNLESLMENFIATQSKQNEHFSTSINQILAHNKMINTQMAQMAQQLSNLSMQKGQLPGNTEKNPTTSLHQQLNAVTTRSGRTPYDPTPKVKTPPIVVPDAGTNDDVSEEKKDEPVNSDKPTIDGRTYTPPVLFSSRLAQAKLEHKYGKFLQVLSKLQINIPFLEAIKEMPSYAKFLKDIISNKRKLEESVAETLNGQCSAILGCKVPKKQADPGNFTIPLKLGKDVSAVALADLGASVSVMPLTLCKKINAEMKAIRMSIQLADRSVRYPVAILEDFPIQVGNYFVPCNFVIMNMEEDAFILVILVHDFLKTTAAIFDVKNKKL